In Pantoea cypripedii, the following proteins share a genomic window:
- a CDS encoding VOC family protein, with amino-acid sequence MLQIKQIHHIAIIATDYARSKAFYCDVLGFALMGEFYRAERDSWKGDLGLNGVYTIELFSFPSPPARVSQPEACGLRHLAFCVEDVEQSVAALAEKGVVCEPIRIDALTGKACTFFSDPDGLPLELYQA; translated from the coding sequence ATGCTGCAAATTAAACAGATCCACCACATCGCCATAATCGCGACTGATTATGCGCGCAGTAAGGCGTTCTATTGTGATGTGCTGGGATTTGCATTGATGGGTGAGTTTTACCGCGCGGAGCGTGATTCCTGGAAGGGCGATCTCGGCCTGAACGGGGTGTACACCATTGAATTGTTCTCCTTCCCGTCGCCACCGGCACGCGTCAGCCAGCCGGAAGCCTGTGGTTTGCGCCATCTGGCGTTTTGCGTTGAGGATGTCGAACAATCGGTGGCCGCGCTGGCAGAGAAAGGCGTGGTTTGTGAACCGATTCGTATCGATGCCCTGACCGGTAAAGCCTGTACTTTCTTCTCAGACCCGGATGGTTTGCCGCTGGAGCTGTATCAGGCGTAA